The following proteins are encoded in a genomic region of Oscillatoria sp. FACHB-1407:
- a CDS encoding NHLP leader peptide family RiPP precursor yields MVTQLLTLPDVKTTWSTIDASIYGPYLEALQMRLLLRLWHEDALKQEFFTNPKAVLEREAHLKLPAETQVKVLEDSENLFHFVLPVKPPEEEFAYRFQQIADWWMMAHSLIWWQMRNGFDFAALDRFRQGIHVMIIGRAWKDPLFVPEMQQDAKARLSREIGATFPDNLKVVAPLDTPTLKHFVIPKRPQDETLLDQSEHVAGWFAAAHQPWWWLNCARLLTPLPEKLEDKIYA; encoded by the coding sequence ATGGTTACACAACTGTTGACATTACCTGATGTCAAAACAACCTGGTCTACGATCGATGCTAGCATTTATGGACCGTATTTGGAAGCCTTACAAATGCGACTACTGCTTCGTTTGTGGCATGAAGATGCACTTAAACAAGAATTTTTCACTAACCCGAAAGCCGTGCTGGAGCGAGAAGCTCACCTTAAACTTCCAGCTGAAACTCAGGTAAAAGTACTCGAAGACAGTGAGAATTTGTTTCACTTTGTATTACCTGTAAAACCACCGGAAGAAGAGTTTGCCTACCGCTTCCAGCAAATTGCTGATTGGTGGATGATGGCGCACTCACTAATTTGGTGGCAGATGCGGAATGGATTTGATTTTGCAGCTCTCGATCGCTTCCGTCAGGGCATTCACGTCATGATTATTGGACGTGCCTGGAAAGACCCTCTGTTCGTACCGGAGATGCAACAAGATGCAAAAGCACGGCTCTCAAGAGAGATTGGAGCCACATTCCCTGACAATCTTAAAGTTGTTGCACCTCTCGATACACCGACACTGAAGCATTTTGTCATTCCTAAGCGACCTCAGGATGAAACATTGCTTGACCAATCAGAACACGTTGCTGGTTGGTTTGCCGCAGCTCATCAGCCCTGGTGGTGGCTGAATTGTGCTCGTTTACTCACTCCATTGCCTGAAAAGCTAGAAGACAAGATTTACGCTTAA